The genomic DNA CGGGACACAACTGGCGCTAGCGACCCTTACTGCGGTCGCCCGCGCTCACGATGTGGCCCTCACTGTTCGGAAACGAGCGCCGGCGCTGGGCCGTGGCGGCCGCAGCGGCGTTGGCGTCGCGACGTTCGAGGCCGGCGGATTCGTCGTCGACGCAGGACACCCAACAGAGCGATTCACGACCGACCCACCCGCCGCCGGCTCGTGGACGGTACCTGAAGTGGTCGCCCGACGGCGGGTCCCCGACGACTGGCGGCTCCTGCTGGTGCTGCCGGACGCCGCCCCCGGCCGTAGCGGCGACGACGAAGACGAGAGTATCCGCGCTGTCGTCGAAGACGCCGACCCGGGTGTCGCCGACGAACTTGCTGGCGTCTTGGTTCGCCGGCTCCTGCCCGCCGTCGCGGAAGGGCGGCTCGATGCGTTCGGCGATGCCGTCGGCGCGTTCGGCCGGCTCAACGGCGCGTGGTACGCCGACCAGCAGGGTGGCGTGTATCGCCCGCCCGCCGGCCGAATTATCGATAGGTTGTCCGACTGCCCCGCGGTTCGCGGGCTCGGTCAATCGTCGTGGGGACCGGCGGTCTACGGCGTCACGGACGCATCGATGGCGGCGGACGCGACAGCGGACGCGAGGGCGGCGCTCTCGGAGCTCGGCGTCGACGCCCGGGTACAGGTCGTCGAACCGCGTAACGAAGGAGCCCGCGTCGAGACGCTCTGAGGAACACGCCGGCGTCTCGCTCGGTGTGTGTCACGGGGGCACTGACCGCTGCCCGGCGGGCAAACGCTTTATTCACCCGGCGACCAACGGAAGCGTATGGACCGTATCCCGTTCGGGATTCGTCGTCTGGACACGACAGTCGGCGGCGGCGCACCGCCCGGTAGCGTCGTCCTGCTCTCGGGAGAAGCCGGGGCGGGTGCTCGCGAGTTCATGTACACCAGCGCACTGCTCAACGGGCTCGCACGGAGCAACCCGGACCTGTTTGAACTCTACTACGGTGGCGTCGATGACCGCTCGACGCCACCCGACAGAGTCCACTACGTCTCCTTTACCGACGGCGAGCGAAAGCTCCGTAGCGAGATGTCGCTGGCTGTCGACGACGAGATAGTCGACGAGGCAGTCGGCAACATCACGTTCCACGACCTCTCGCCGGAGTTCTTCCGCCTCAGCCCCGTTCCACGGGAGTGGTACGCTGAACGGACCCAGTCGATTACCGAACTCGGCGGCTCCGAGAGCCGAAAGAGTGTTCCAGAGGCGCTCGGCGACCGACTGACGGAACACGCTGCCGGTAACCTTGTCGTCATCGACTCTATCGGCGACCTCATAAGCACGTCAACGGGCGACCTCACGTGGGGCGACGTACCCGTGTTACTGAAAGGGCTCTCCCGGGCGGCGTACAACTGGGGTGGACTGATTATCGCCCACGTTAGTCAGGAAGCACTGACCGACCAACGGCACGGGGAACTCGTCGATGCCACTGACGGGACATTGCTCTTCGAGTGGGAAAGCGGCGGCTCTGCCCGGGCGAGAACGATGGTCGTCAAGCAGTTCCGCGGCGTTCTCTCGCGCATCGAGGCCGAGGACATCGTCCGCTTCGAGACCGAAATCGGCGACGCTGGCTTCGATATCAGCGACGTTCGGAAAATCCGGTAATCTGCCGAACGCTTAACTGGATGTCGGCCCTAACAACACCTGATGGCTACTGAGCCGGCAGGTGGGGCCGAATTCTCCGTCTCGCTGCCACCCTCGCTCGCCGAGTGGCTCGACGAACGAGCGGCAACGCTCGGTATGGACCGCGAGGAGCTTCTCGTCCAACTTGTCGGCTCGTACCGTACCGCCGCCGAAATCGGTGACGAAGAAACCAAAGAGCTCATGCAGAGCCTCGATATCGAGGCGGTAGTCGATGAGGCGGTTGCCGACCGTCTGGAGGCGGCTGATGACCTCGGCGAAATTGAAGGCCGCCTCGAGGCCGTCGAAACGGGGCTGGCAGACAACGTCGAGGACCTCCGCAGCCGTGTCCTCCAGCTCCGCGACCTCGTCCAAGACCGCGCCCACGCCGACCACGGCCACGAGGAGTTCGACCAACTCGCCACTCGCACAGAAGACCTCGCAGGCGAGCTTGAGACGGTTCGTCGGGACATCGAAGACCTCTCCCAAGAGCTAACGACCGTCGACGACCGGTTCGAGGATGTCGAGGGGAAGCTCGACCGGCTGGCGCGGGTCGTGCTCGCGCTCCGCCGTGAAATCGAGTCGATATCGACCACGGACGCGGAGATATTAGCACATCTCAGACAGCGAGCCAACAGGAACGGAACGACCGACGCCGTCTGTGCGTCCTGTGGCGAGCGAGTCAGCATCGGCCTGCTCGGCGAGCCGCTGTGTCCGTACTGTGATGTCGAGTTCCGCGACATCGAGTACGCCGACGGCCGCCTGCGGTGGTTCTCGACGCCGCGGCTTGTTGGCCCGGATACCCCGAAGGCGGAGCATGACGATGAGTGAAGATGCCGACGACGCCGCTGCCGGGACGGCTGACGAGAGCGATGACGCCCCAGAAGCGGCTGTGGAGGAGAATGACGACCCGGAAGCGGCTGTGGAGGAGAATGACGACCCGGCTGTCGCTGTCGACGAATCGCTTGCTGAATTCGAATTAGAGCCTGCCGACGACGAGTCGCTCGAAGAGCTATTTACCGAGGTCGAAACGCCGGACGTCGACGGTGAGGAGCTCTGGGAGGAGGTGCTTGCTGACCCGGCAGAGGCGACTTCGGAGCCGGCCGAGGCGGCGGAAGCGGCGGTTGCCGGCGAGGGAGCGGCAGTCGATTCCGGCGAGACGGTCGTTCAAAAGGACAAGTACTGCCAGCGATGTGAGTACTTTGCGGCACCGCCGGAACTCGCATGTGAACACCCGGGGACCGAAATCGCCGCCGTCCTCGATAGCAAGCAGTTCCGCGTCGTCGACTGTCCGATAGTGGCCCGTCGGGAGCACGCCAAGGCGCTCTTTCCGGACGAAGAATAGGGGACCGCAGACTTTTGCGTTCGCCCCAGCTACGAACACGTATGCAGTTCTGTGACGACTGCGGTTCGATGATGCACGCCCAGGGCGAGGCGATGGTCTGTTCGTCCTGTGGCGCAACGACGGAAAAAGACGAAGCCAAAGCCGCCGAGTTCGTCAGCACCGACGCACAGACCGACGACGATGTCATCGAATCATCCCCCGACGCCGATTTCGAGGGGAAGCCGACGGCCGATGACATCATCTGCGACGAGTGCGGCCACGGCGAAGCGTGGTATACAATAAAACAGACCGGGGCCGCCGACGAGCCACCGACGCGCTTTTTTAAGTGCAAGGAGTGCGGCCACCGCTGGCGCGGCTACAGCTAACTACAGCTTCGGTCCCGACTGTGACTGCGGCGACTCGTCAACCGGACTCTTGTCCTCCTCACGGCCAAGCTCAAGCATGTCGGCGACTTTGAGACGGTTAACCTCGCCGAGTCGGTCGGCAATGTCGGTCATGACCGACTGTGCAGCGTCCTGAACGGGGCTTGCATCCAGCTTGACTGCCGGAAGTTCGCTCCCGTCGGCACCGAAGTCCTCGTGAATCGGGAGCTGACCGAGCAGTTCGACATCGTAGCTTTCGACCATCTCCTCGGCCCCGCCGCGGCCGAACGGGTCGTGTTCGTCGCCACAGCTCGGACAGTGGTAGCGGCTCATGTTCTCGACAATGCCGAGGACAGGCGTCTCGTGCTTCTCGAAGAGCCGCAGCCCTTTCCGCGCGTCGTCGACGGCCATCTCCTGTGGCGTCGTGACGATGACGACACCGGCAACCGGCAGTGTCTGAACGAGGTCAAGCGAGGCGTCGCCGGTCCCGGGCGGCAGGTCAACGACCAGATAGTCGAGCGCGCCCCATTCGACGTTCTCGAAGAAGTGAGTCATCACGTTGTTGACCATCGGCCCACGGAGGATGGCCGGGTCGTCTTCCTCTTCGAGGAGAAAGCCCATGCTCATGACCTTCACGCCGTCGGCGGTCGGCGGGACGATTTTCTCATCGGGGGTGACACCGGGCTGTTCCTCGACCGGCAGGACGCGGGGCGCGTTCGGGCCGTGGATGTCGGCATCAAGCAGGCCGACACGGGCACCGAGCTCGTCGAGCCCGGCCGCGAGGTTCGCGGCAACGGTCGTCTTCCCGACGCCGCCCTTGCCGGAGGCGACCGCGACGACGTTCCGGACGTTCGGCATTACTTCCTCGTCGAAGCCGTGCTCGCGGCCGACCTCGGCGTAGAGGTCAGGTTCGAGGCCCACATCGGAGACTGCCGCACGGATTTCGTCGCCGAGCTCCAGCTCTGCCGGGGCGAACGGCGTGTTGAACGCCAGCGAAATCGACGCCGTCCCGTCGTCGATTTCGACGTCGTTTATCAGCTGCATCGACAGGATATCCTCGCCGACGATCGGGTCTTCGATTTCCCGGAGCCGCGCTTCGAGTTCGTCTTCGAGTTCGGTCATCTGATTGTCCGTTTGAAGGGCTCGCGGACGTATGAGACTTTACTTTCCGGCCACGAGAAGAAACATCGAAATCGGGTTGTTCGGCGGTCGATACGTCGTCTCAGGTGGGGGTCACATCGCCGGCGGAAGCACGATGCCGAGCAGTTGGGTCAGGATGTAGAGTCCGACCCACATCGAGACGATGATACCGATGAGGTAGCTGAGCCCCATCAGCGACGTCTTGATGGTGCGCGGTTTGCCGAGGAACCACGCGAGGACGACCGTATAGACCGGCAGTCCGATGACGGCGAAGATGACCCACGTGCCGGGGTAGATGAATTCCCACGTCATTAGTCATCAGCCTCCGAATGACCGTGGCCGTCGCCACGGAGGTGTTCAATCGCGTGCAGTTCGATGACCGGGAACAGCTTGAGGACGGCCATGAAGAACAGGGTACACAGCGCGATAGTCCCTGCAACCGACGCCAGCTCGATGGGGCTGGGGAAGTAGTCGCCGGGCACGCTGTAGTACATCCCGAAGGTCGGATACTGCAGTCCCTCGACGACGAAGAAGACCTTCTCGACGAGGGTGCCGACAAGCACCATGACACTCGCGATAATCGACCGGGTCGCGGTGAAGTACTTCTCAGGCTTGACCGCCTGTGCGAAGATGTACGCCAGCGCGATGATGACGAGGCCGATAGCGAACCAGTAGACCGGCGAGGTGATCTTCGCCATCGTGACGTACGCCTCGTCGACAGGGGCGGCGTAGACGCCGGTGATAATCTGCTGGAGCTGGAGCCACAGGAACAGCAGGCTGAACAGTCCGAGCCACAGAGTTAGCCCCTGAACGACCTTGTCAGTCAGGATGTGATACCAGTCGTAGCCGCGGCGGAGCACGGTCGACAGGATGATGACGCCGGCCAGCGCGGAGGTCAGCGCGATAGACAGGAACTGCGGCCCCTGCACAGCGCCGTCCCAGCCGGGCATCGACGGCACCAGCGCGAACAGCCACGGAATCACACCACCGTGGAGCAAGAGCGGCGCCATGACGATGATACCGAGCGCGAGCCACCAGACCATCCGTTCGATAATCTGGTCTTCCTTTTTCGTGTAGCCGATGGTCATCACCTTGTAGAGCGGCTCAAGCTTGTTCGGGAGGTCATCCCGAAGCCGCGTCATGTCGTAACGAAGCGTCAGTGCCAGATACGTGGCGGTCATCACCATGTAGAGGGTGATGACGGTCACGTCCCACACGAGCGGCGACTGGTGGACAGTCACCGGGTATGAATCGACGATGCTCGTGACCATCCGGTCTGGTCGGCCCATGTGGACGACAATGTAGAAGCCGGCCATGCTCAGCGCGCCGAGCGTCAACAGCTCTGCGAGTCGGGCGACCGGCTGGTATTTTTTCATACCGAACAGCCGGACAGCCGCAGAGAGGATGATACCGCCGTGGGCGATACCGACCCACCAGATGAACGCGCCGATGTAGAGACCCCACGTGACGCCGCCACCGGAGCCCCAATCGGAGAGGTTCGTAACCGCGAGCCCACGGTCGACCTGATAGAGCCACAGGCCGATCCAAGCGAGCCCGACAACGGCCGCGAGGGCGAAGACGATGTAGAATTTCTTGCCCGTTGTCTGCATCGGACGGACGATATCGTCCGTACTAGGTGTTTTCGAGGACATCAGTCATCACCCGTC from Natronomonas pharaonis DSM 2160 includes the following:
- a CDS encoding beta-ribofuranosylaminobenzene 5'-phosphate synthase family protein, with amino-acid sequence MRVRVETGGRVHIGFQNLSLAHERLYGGVGLAIDEPRAVVEAEPASTVECDDAVVATYAERACSELGVNGARVEVCERLPRHVGLGSGTQLALATLTAVARAHDVALTVRKRAPALGRGGRSGVGVATFEAGGFVVDAGHPTERFTTDPPAAGSWTVPEVVARRRVPDDWRLLLVLPDAAPGRSGDDEDESIRAVVEDADPGVADELAGVLVRRLLPAVAEGRLDAFGDAVGAFGRLNGAWYADQQGGVYRPPAGRIIDRLSDCPAVRGLGQSSWGPAVYGVTDASMAADATADARAALSELGVDARVQVVEPRNEGARVETL
- a CDS encoding RAD55 family ATPase codes for the protein MDRIPFGIRRLDTTVGGGAPPGSVVLLSGEAGAGAREFMYTSALLNGLARSNPDLFELYYGGVDDRSTPPDRVHYVSFTDGERKLRSEMSLAVDDEIVDEAVGNITFHDLSPEFFRLSPVPREWYAERTQSITELGGSESRKSVPEALGDRLTEHAAGNLVVIDSIGDLISTSTGDLTWGDVPVLLKGLSRAAYNWGGLIIAHVSQEALTDQRHGELVDATDGTLLFEWESGGSARARTMVVKQFRGVLSRIEAEDIVRFETEIGDAGFDISDVRKIR
- a CDS encoding rad50 ATPase, which codes for MATEPAGGAEFSVSLPPSLAEWLDERAATLGMDREELLVQLVGSYRTAAEIGDEETKELMQSLDIEAVVDEAVADRLEAADDLGEIEGRLEAVETGLADNVEDLRSRVLQLRDLVQDRAHADHGHEEFDQLATRTEDLAGELETVRRDIEDLSQELTTVDDRFEDVEGKLDRLARVVLALRREIESISTTDAEILAHLRQRANRNGTTDAVCASCGERVSIGLLGEPLCPYCDVEFRDIEYADGRLRWFSTPRLVGPDTPKAEHDDE
- a CDS encoding transcription factor S, which translates into the protein MQFCDDCGSMMHAQGEAMVCSSCGATTEKDEAKAAEFVSTDAQTDDDVIESSPDADFEGKPTADDIICDECGHGEAWYTIKQTGAADEPPTRFFKCKECGHRWRGYS
- a CDS encoding Mrp/NBP35 family ATP-binding protein, whose translation is MTELEDELEARLREIEDPIVGEDILSMQLINDVEIDDGTASISLAFNTPFAPAELELGDEIRAAVSDVGLEPDLYAEVGREHGFDEEVMPNVRNVVAVASGKGGVGKTTVAANLAAGLDELGARVGLLDADIHGPNAPRVLPVEEQPGVTPDEKIVPPTADGVKVMSMGFLLEEEDDPAILRGPMVNNVMTHFFENVEWGALDYLVVDLPPGTGDASLDLVQTLPVAGVVIVTTPQEMAVDDARKGLRLFEKHETPVLGIVENMSRYHCPSCGDEHDPFGRGGAEEMVESYDVELLGQLPIHEDFGADGSELPAVKLDASPVQDAAQSVMTDIADRLGEVNRLKVADMLELGREEDKSPVDESPQSQSGPKL
- the nrfD gene encoding NrfD/PsrC family molybdoenzyme membrane anchor subunit, which translates into the protein MSSKTPSTDDIVRPMQTTGKKFYIVFALAAVVGLAWIGLWLYQVDRGLAVTNLSDWGSGGGVTWGLYIGAFIWWVGIAHGGIILSAAVRLFGMKKYQPVARLAELLTLGALSMAGFYIVVHMGRPDRMVTSIVDSYPVTVHQSPLVWDVTVITLYMVMTATYLALTLRYDMTRLRDDLPNKLEPLYKVMTIGYTKKEDQIIERMVWWLALGIIVMAPLLLHGGVIPWLFALVPSMPGWDGAVQGPQFLSIALTSALAGVIILSTVLRRGYDWYHILTDKVVQGLTLWLGLFSLLFLWLQLQQIITGVYAAPVDEAYVTMAKITSPVYWFAIGLVIIALAYIFAQAVKPEKYFTATRSIIASVMVLVGTLVEKVFFVVEGLQYPTFGMYYSVPGDYFPSPIELASVAGTIALCTLFFMAVLKLFPVIELHAIEHLRGDGHGHSEADD